ACACCTACGCCGCGTTCTGCCTGACCGTCGACACCGCCCATTACAGCCGCCGCGAACGTGACATCGCCAAGCGCTATGTGCGCGAGAGCCGGCTGCGCGCCACCGGCGGCGACTACCAGAAGGGCCTGGAGTGGCGGACGGTGAAGCTGGTCAAGGACAAGTTCAAGATTCCGCTCGTCATCAAGGGCATCGCGACGGCCGAGGACGCGCTGATCGCGCTCGATCACGGCGTCGAGTGGATCTACGTCTCCAACCATGGCGGTCGCCAGCTCGATCATGGCCGCGGCGCCATGCATGTGCTGCCGGAGATCGTCGATGCCGTGAAGGGACGTGCGAAGATCATGGTCGACGGCGGCTTCTGCCGCGGCACCGATATCGTCAAGGCGATCGCCATGGGCGCGGACCTCGTCGGCATCGGGCGCCTGCAATGCTGGGCGCTGGCTGCGGCCGGCGAAGCCGGCATCACGCGGATGCTGGAGCTGCTGGAAGACGAAGTGCTGCGCTGTCTCGGGCTGCTCGGGGCCGCCTCGTTTGCCGAGGTGAACACATCCTGCCTGCATCCGGCGACCGCCACCAACGCGCCAAGCGTATTCAGCGCGTTTCCGCTGCTGGATATCGAGCCATATCGCTACTGAAAGGATGCAATGACCTCCCTTCTCTCTCCCGGCAGCGCGGATGCGCTTCTGTTCGATCTCGGTCGCGTGGTGCTCGACATCGACTTCTCCAAGGCGATCACCTGCTGGGCGGGACATGCCGGCTGCGAACCGCAGGCCATCATCGCGCGCTACGTGCGGGACAGCGAAGCCTATCGGCTGCATGAGATGGGCAAGATCAGCGACGAGGCCTATTTCGACTCGCTGCGGCGCTCGCTCGGGATCGAGATTTCCGACGCGCAGTTCCTGGAGGGGTGGAATGCGATCTTCGCGGGCGAGATGCCCGGCATCGCAAACCTGTTGCCGCGCGCTGCGAAGCACGTGCCGCTCTACGCCTTCTCCAACACCAACCGGCCGCACGTGAAATATTTTTCGAAGGAGTACGCCGATTTGCTCGGTCATTTCCGCGAGCTTTATCTGTCCTCCAGCATCGGCCTACGCAAACCCGACGCGGAAGCCTTCGACCATGTCGTCGCCGCGATCGGCGTGCCGGCGAAGCGAATCGAGTTCTTCGACGATCTCGCGGAAAACGTCGAAGGCGCGCGGGCGCGAGGGCTGACCGCGGTTCACGTGACGTCGCCTCGCGACGTCGGCGAGGCGCTGAAGGCACTGGGACTCTGAGAGCACGGCCGCTTTGCTGCGGCCGCTCGGCATCTGGTTCCGGCCCACTCCTGGAACTTTTCAAGTGAATTATGGAACCAACTCGCTCTGTGCATTTTTGTACAGAGTTCCCGGAACGGATCAGCGCGTCGGGAGTCATATGGCCGTTGGGTTTCTCTACAACGGACGCGTGATCGTGTTGGGCAAGACCTACTTCAACAAGCAAGCCTCGATCCTTCTCAAATTCGCCAAGTCGACGTCGAACTCGCAGCTCTCCGCCAAGCTGGTCAGCAAGGCGGCGGATCTGAAGTCGCAGGGCGACCCGTTGCCCGAGATGGATCACAGCCTGAAGGCGCCCGACGTCGATCCGGACAATGAAACGGGAGCCACCTGATGCTAGCCGTGAGCCTAGTCGTCGCCGTGGCCTGTCTGGCCACCGTCATTCCGGTCTTTCTCGTCTTCGAGACGATCGCGCGGCGACCGCGCTAGGCGCATTCAACTGCGCTTGGGTTGAGGCCGATCGAGACGCTGCCGTTGCGCGCGCATGCGGCTCGTCTTCTCCTTGAGCGCTTCGATCTCCTCGTCAAGCTTTGCGCTCCTCGACTTCGGCGGCTCATCGCCGCGCAGCTTCTCGAGCGCCTTCTCGACCGACAGCTTTGAAGTCTCTGCCATCAGCGTTCTCCCGGACGTCTCCTGACGCGCCTGCGTGCGGTGGCGCGCAGCAACTCTGAGCCGGAAGCAGGACGGCGCGATATTGTCCCAATGGGCATCCCGGCGGCCTTCTCCGCGAGAGATAATTCATCTCCACCTTCGCAATCCCCCTTTTGCCACGACGCCTGCTCTCGGCTAGAACGCAACGCAACTCTCTCGTTCGATTTGCCCAGCAGGAGTTCAGCCCGTGGCCCTGATGCCGGTTTCCGACGCGCTCGCTGCGGTGCTCGCGGGCGTCGAGCCCGTGGCGGACGAGATGGTCGCGCTGGATGCAGCCTACCATCGCGTGCTGGCCCGCGATGTCGCGGCGCGGCGGACGCAGCCGCCACAGGCAATGTCGGCCATGGATGGCTATGCGGTGCGTGCGGCCGATGCGGCGAAGGTGGGCGCAGAGCTCACCGTGATCGGCGAGGTCGCGGCCGGGCGGCCGTTTGCGGGAACGGTCGGCGCGGGAGAGGCAGTGCGGATCTTCACGGGCGGCGTGGTGCCCGATGGCGCGGATGCGGTGGTGATCCAGGAGGACACGGTCGCTGACGGCAAGCACGTCGCGATCAAGGAGGCCGCGATTGCCGGACGGCACATCCGCCCCGCCGGCGTCGATTTCCGCGAGGGCGACGTGCTCCTGAGGAAGGGAAGCAGGCTCACCGAACGCGACTTGTCGCTTGCCGCCGGCATGAACCATCCGGAGCTTGCCGTCCGCCGCCGGCCCAGGGTCGCGATTCTCGCGACGGGCGATGAGCTCGTCATGCCCGGCTCCACGCCCGGCATGGGCCAGATCGTCTTTTCCAACGGCTACGCCCTGCATGCGCTGGCGCGGGCCGAGGGCGCCGAAACGGTCGATCTCGGCATTGCCGCCGATACCGTTGCGGCGACCACCGCCGGCATCCGCCGGGCCCGCGAAAGCGGTGCCGACATCCTGATCACGACCGGCGGAGCCTCGGTCGGCGACCACGATCTGGTCCGGCCGGCGCTCCAGGCCGAAGGCTTCGAAATGGCGTTCTGGAAGATCGCGATGCGGCCCGGCAAGCCGATGATGCACGGCCGTCTCGGCGCGATGCGGGTGATCGGCCTGCCCGGCAATCCGGTCTCGTCCTATGTCTGCGGCTTCCTGTTCATGGTGCCGTTGATTCGCGCGCTTGCTGGCCGCTCGCGCGTTCATCACCGTCGCGAGCGCGCCGTGCTCGGGCGCGACGTCGGGCCCAACGACGTCCGCGAGGACTATCTGCGCGCCCGGCTCGAGGAGCGCGAGGACGGCACGCTCGTCGCCGTTCCCGTCAACCACCAGGACTCCTCGCTGCTTGCGAATCTTGCTGCCGCACAGGCACTTCTCGTGCGCGCGCCGTTTGCGCCGAAGGCGGACGCAGGCACGCCTTGCGAGGTGTTGCGGCTACCCTTGTAAGTGCGATCTGATTCGCGCGTGGCGCGAACTTCGCCGCGTTCACCAAAAATTAAGTGGTTGCGGAACACATATCGAACATATAGTGTCCGTTCATGATTTGTTTCGAGCATCTAGCGGCTTCTGCTGAATCTGACGTCTCGGAATCGAACGACATCAACCGGGGGATTTGGTCGAGATGTTAACGCGCAAACAATACGAGCTTCTGCGGTTCATCAGTGAGCGCCTCAAGGAAAGCGGCGTGCCGCCCTCCTTCGACGAGATGAAGGACGCGCTCGATCTGCGCTCGAAGTCGGGCATCCACCGCCTGATCACCGCGCTGGAAGAGCGCGGCTTCATCCGCCGCCTGCCCAACCGCGCGCGCGCCATCGAGGTCATCAAGCTGCCCGAGCTTCAGGCCGCAGGCGCAGGCCGCCGCGGCTTCACGCCCAGCGTCATCGAAGGCAATCTCGGCAAGGTGCGGGGCGCAAGCGCTCCGGTTGATGACGGCGAGCGTCCGGTCGCCGTGCCCGTGATGGGACGGATCGCGGCCGGCACGCCAATCGAGGCATTGCAGACCCGCAGCCACACCATCAGCGTGCCTCCGGACATGCTCGGCTCCGGCGAGCACTACGCGCTCGAGGTGCGCGGCGATTCGATGGTCGACGCCGGCATCCTGGATGGCGACATGGCGCTGATCCAGCGCAACGAGACCGCTGATACCGGCGATATCGTGGTGGCGCTGATCGACGACGAGGAAGCGACGCTCAAGCGCTTCCGCCGGCGCGGTGCGTCGATCGCGCTGGAGCCCGCCAACACCGCCTATGAGGTGCGCATCCTGCCGCCGAACCGGGTGAAGATTCAGGGCAAGCTGATCGGGCTGTACCGGAAGTACTGATGGCCCGGCAGATCGCCGGCTATCGCGCAGCAACACGGGCGGACGGATTGTCCGCTCCGGCGGGATAGTGTTTTCACTTCGGGTGCGATTATCCCCACACCTGCGCGGAGCTAGATCCTCAAGCATCGCAGGCGCGAGAGCGCTGTGCACGATGCAGAGGAAAAACCCATGCGACAGATGATTTTGAGCGTGATCACGGCGGCCTTGATCGCGGGATCGGCATCCGCAAGCGACGCAGCGCAACACCACCATCCCGTTCGCAAGACGGAGCAGGTAGCGACCAGTGCGCCATTCCGCAATGCCAACAATGCGATCGCACCTGCGGCGCAGGCGAGCTGGCCCTATTCGGGGTACTCGGCTCCCGCCGGCCGCTGATGAAAGCTCGCGTGAGTGAATGGTGTGAACCAAGATAGAGTCACGGCGGGAGGCTTTGTTCCTCGTTAGCCGGGAAAGATAAAGTGATCGGGCAACGCGCAGACGAGCCGCAGATTTGCCCACAAACGCGATACACTCGGAGGCTTCCACTCTGATAGAGGCCTGCGCCTCCGGGGGGCGCGGACCTGCTATCTCGCATGAGGAGCACTCCGATGTGTGACTACAGCCTGCATGCCGTTGCGACCCGCCCCGCTCAAGTCGGCGAGACGATCGTCACGACAACCTTCCGCGGCACCTCGACGCGTGGATTTGCGTCGGAGCGTGATCTCTCGGTTGCCGTCTGCCTTCTGCCCGGCACCGAGCTCGCCTTCGCCGACAACGTCCGCTACGACAATCGCTGGATCTGGACGCGCACCGTCAACTCGCGCGTCGGCAAGTTCGGCAAGGTCGATCCGCACATTCCCGATCGTCATCATGATGCGATCGAATTCCCCGACGGCAACTACGTGCTGGTGACGCAGCTCGTCGAAGGCCAGCGTGCCACGGTTCTGCAACTGCCGGTAACGCAGCCGCTCGGCGAGAAG
This region of Bradyrhizobium sp. CCGUVB1N3 genomic DNA includes:
- a CDS encoding alpha-hydroxy acid oxidase, which encodes MNEAPRIRPQRNVELGASDEPFQNLHEFIRKARSNLNQNAWDYIVGAAETETTMRRNRMALDEIAFRPRVLRDMRNVDGSVVQFGRKMRLPVVLAPVGALEIFDPHGAASVARGAGTFGAAHMLSSVSDPGLEKTAEAAPDALRFYQLYVRGDDAFVEDVVARAVKNTYAAFCLTVDTAHYSRRERDIAKRYVRESRLRATGGDYQKGLEWRTVKLVKDKFKIPLVIKGIATAEDALIALDHGVEWIYVSNHGGRQLDHGRGAMHVLPEIVDAVKGRAKIMVDGGFCRGTDIVKAIAMGADLVGIGRLQCWALAAAGEAGITRMLELLEDEVLRCLGLLGAASFAEVNTSCLHPATATNAPSVFSAFPLLDIEPYRY
- a CDS encoding HAD-IA family hydrolase gives rise to the protein MTSLLSPGSADALLFDLGRVVLDIDFSKAITCWAGHAGCEPQAIIARYVRDSEAYRLHEMGKISDEAYFDSLRRSLGIEISDAQFLEGWNAIFAGEMPGIANLLPRAAKHVPLYAFSNTNRPHVKYFSKEYADLLGHFRELYLSSSIGLRKPDAEAFDHVVAAIGVPAKRIEFFDDLAENVEGARARGLTAVHVTSPRDVGEALKALGL
- the glp gene encoding gephyrin-like molybdotransferase Glp, producing the protein MALMPVSDALAAVLAGVEPVADEMVALDAAYHRVLARDVAARRTQPPQAMSAMDGYAVRAADAAKVGAELTVIGEVAAGRPFAGTVGAGEAVRIFTGGVVPDGADAVVIQEDTVADGKHVAIKEAAIAGRHIRPAGVDFREGDVLLRKGSRLTERDLSLAAGMNHPELAVRRRPRVAILATGDELVMPGSTPGMGQIVFSNGYALHALARAEGAETVDLGIAADTVAATTAGIRRARESGADILITTGGASVGDHDLVRPALQAEGFEMAFWKIAMRPGKPMMHGRLGAMRVIGLPGNPVSSYVCGFLFMVPLIRALAGRSRVHHRRERAVLGRDVGPNDVREDYLRARLEEREDGTLVAVPVNHQDSSLLANLAAAQALLVRAPFAPKADAGTPCEVLRLPL
- the lexA gene encoding transcriptional repressor LexA, coding for MLTRKQYELLRFISERLKESGVPPSFDEMKDALDLRSKSGIHRLITALEERGFIRRLPNRARAIEVIKLPELQAAGAGRRGFTPSVIEGNLGKVRGASAPVDDGERPVAVPVMGRIAAGTPIEALQTRSHTISVPPDMLGSGEHYALEVRGDSMVDAGILDGDMALIQRNETADTGDIVVALIDDEEATLKRFRRRGASIALEPANTAYEVRILPPNRVKIQGKLIGLYRKY